A genomic region of Streptomyces sp. R33 contains the following coding sequences:
- a CDS encoding DUF4240 domain-containing protein has product MDETEFWEIVDRTREAAEGDPEEHAELLVERLAQLDPDSVLDFARHFESRYNRAYTWDLWGAAWVLLDGASDDAFDYFRCWLIGQGREVFEGAVHDPDALAELLDEFDEDIDGDGEELGYAADEAYEQLTGAVAPDLGIPLQAAEPEGTPLDFENEAVLAERFPRLWDRFRG; this is encoded by the coding sequence ATGGACGAGACGGAGTTCTGGGAGATCGTCGACCGTACCCGCGAGGCCGCCGAGGGCGACCCCGAGGAACACGCCGAGCTGCTCGTGGAGCGGCTGGCGCAGCTCGATCCGGACTCCGTCCTGGACTTCGCCCGGCACTTCGAGTCCCGGTACAACCGGGCGTACACGTGGGACCTGTGGGGCGCGGCCTGGGTCCTGCTCGACGGGGCGAGCGACGACGCGTTCGACTACTTCCGGTGCTGGCTGATCGGCCAGGGCCGGGAGGTCTTCGAGGGCGCGGTGCACGACCCCGACGCGCTCGCGGAGCTCCTGGACGAGTTCGACGAGGACATCGACGGGGACGGCGAGGAGCTCGGGTACGCGGCCGACGAGGCGTACGAGCAGCTGACGGGCGCGGTGGCACCGGACTTGGGGATTCCGCTGCAGGCGGCCGAGCCGGAGGGCACCCCGCTGGACTTCGAGAACGAAGCCGTGCTCGCGGAGCGCTTCCCCCGGCTGTGGGACCGCTTCAGGGGCTGA
- the glnA gene encoding type I glutamate--ammonia ligase yields MFQNADEVKQYIEENDVKFVDVRFCDLPGVMQHFTIPARAFDPAEELAFDGSSIRGFQAIHESDMALRADISTARLDPFRKDKTLNINFFIHDPITGEAYSRDPRNIAKKAEAYLASTGIADTAYFGPEAEFYVFDSVRFATSANEGFYHIDSEAGAWNTGSEENNRGYKVRYKGGYFPVAPVDHFADLRAEISLELDAQGLQVERQHHEVGTGGQAEINYKFNTLLAAADDLMLFKYIVKNVAWRNGKTATFMPKPIFGDNGSGMHVHQSLWANGDPLFYDEAGYAGLSDTARYYIGGILKHAPSLLAFTNPTVNSYHRLVPGFEAPVNMVYSQRNRSAAMRIPITGSNPKAKRVEFRAPDPSSNPYLAFAALLLAGLDGVKNKIEPMEPIDKDLYELSPDEHASVPQVPTSLEDVLKALEDDHEYLLAGGVFTPDLIETWIDYKRTHEIAPIAQRPHPHEFELYFDI; encoded by the coding sequence ATGTTCCAGAACGCCGACGAAGTGAAGCAGTACATCGAGGAGAACGACGTCAAGTTCGTCGACGTCCGCTTCTGCGACCTGCCTGGTGTGATGCAGCACTTCACCATCCCGGCTCGGGCATTCGACCCGGCGGAGGAGCTCGCCTTCGACGGCTCCTCGATCCGCGGCTTCCAGGCGATCCACGAGTCCGACATGGCGCTGCGTGCCGACATCAGCACCGCGCGTCTGGACCCGTTCCGCAAGGACAAGACGCTCAACATCAACTTCTTCATCCACGACCCGATCACGGGCGAGGCCTACAGCCGCGACCCGCGCAACATCGCGAAGAAGGCCGAGGCGTACCTCGCCTCCACCGGCATCGCCGACACCGCGTACTTCGGCCCCGAGGCCGAGTTCTACGTGTTCGACAGCGTGCGCTTCGCGACCTCCGCGAACGAGGGCTTCTACCACATCGACTCCGAGGCCGGCGCCTGGAACACCGGCTCCGAGGAGAACAACCGCGGCTACAAGGTCCGCTACAAGGGTGGCTACTTCCCGGTCGCCCCGGTCGACCACTTCGCCGACCTGCGCGCCGAGATCTCCCTCGAGCTGGACGCCCAGGGCCTCCAGGTCGAGCGCCAGCACCACGAGGTCGGCACCGGCGGCCAGGCCGAGATCAACTACAAGTTCAACACGCTGCTGGCCGCGGCCGACGACCTGATGCTCTTCAAGTACATCGTGAAGAACGTCGCCTGGCGCAACGGCAAGACCGCGACCTTCATGCCGAAGCCGATCTTCGGTGACAACGGCTCGGGCATGCACGTGCACCAGTCGCTGTGGGCGAACGGCGACCCGCTGTTCTACGACGAGGCCGGCTACGCGGGCCTGTCGGACACCGCCCGCTACTACATCGGCGGCATCCTCAAGCACGCCCCGTCGCTGCTCGCCTTCACCAACCCGACGGTGAACTCGTACCACCGCCTGGTCCCGGGCTTCGAGGCGCCGGTCAACATGGTGTACTCGCAGCGCAACCGCTCCGCCGCGATGCGCATCCCGATCACGGGCTCGAACCCGAAGGCCAAGCGCGTCGAGTTCCGCGCCCCGGACCCGTCCTCGAACCCGTACCTGGCGTTCGCGGCCCTCCTGCTGGCCGGCCTCGACGGCGTGAAGAACAAGATCGAGCCGATGGAGCCGATCGACAAGGACCTCTACGAGCTCTCCCCGGACGAGCACGCGAGCGTCCCGCAGGTCCCGACCAGCCTCGAGGACGTCCTCAAGGCCCTGGAGGACGACCACGAGTACCTCCTGGCCGGCGGTGTCTTCACCCCGGACCTGATCGAGACCTGGATCGACTACAAGCGCACGCACGAGATCGCCCCGATCGCCCAGCGCCCCCACCCGCACGAGTTCGAGCTCTACTTCGACATTTAA
- a CDS encoding SDR family NAD(P)-dependent oxidoreductase: MNRYEGRRVLITGGGSGIGQATVHRILAEGGRVHTVDVNDEGLKRTAEQAAADGCADRLTTAVLDISDEAAVQSGVAAAVRSLGGLDVLVNAAGILRSAHTHQTTLEFWNKVIAVNLTGTFLVIREALPALLEGDQPVVVNFSSTSASFAHPYMSAYAASKGGIQSMTHALAAEYSKQGLRFVAVAPGSIESGMTTGNGPGLPEDTDWSLFTKLAPAIGQGFAGPQTVAGVVAMLGSEDGAFITGTEIRIDGGTHY; encoded by the coding sequence ATGAACCGTTACGAAGGACGTCGCGTCCTCATCACCGGCGGCGGCTCCGGCATCGGCCAGGCCACGGTCCACCGCATCCTCGCCGAGGGCGGCCGCGTGCACACCGTGGACGTCAACGACGAGGGGCTCAAGCGCACCGCGGAGCAGGCCGCCGCCGACGGGTGCGCGGACCGGCTCACCACCGCCGTCCTCGACATATCCGACGAGGCCGCCGTGCAGAGCGGCGTCGCCGCCGCCGTCCGGAGCCTCGGCGGGCTCGACGTGCTCGTCAACGCCGCCGGCATCCTGCGCTCCGCGCACACCCACCAGACCACGCTCGAGTTCTGGAACAAGGTCATTGCGGTCAACCTCACCGGCACCTTCCTGGTGATCCGCGAGGCGCTCCCGGCGCTGCTGGAGGGCGACCAGCCGGTCGTCGTGAACTTCAGCTCCACCTCGGCGTCCTTCGCCCACCCCTACATGTCCGCGTACGCGGCCAGCAAGGGCGGCATCCAGTCCATGACCCACGCGCTGGCCGCCGAGTACAGCAAGCAGGGCCTGCGCTTCGTCGCCGTCGCGCCCGGCTCCATCGAGAGCGGCATGACCACGGGCAACGGCCCCGGCCTGCCCGAGGACACCGACTGGAGCCTGTTCACGAAGCTGGCCCCGGCCATCGGCCAGGGCTTCGCCGGTCCGCAGACCGTCGCCGGCGTCGTCGCCATGCTGGGCTCCGAGGACGGCGCCTTCATCACCGGTACCGAGATCCGGATCGACGGCGGCACCCACTACTAG
- a CDS encoding serine protease has translation MLVRSTRRTTAAVLMAMAMIPATLTTASAGETPAAPAVPAVTVGKQATDPQKVRDFWTPERVKKALANEKGDQSVVARDAKAAADKAASEATDTAGRARGAGLTAEAPQVRPAKKTGTASTMAAAADVPEMPVARKVPFPQNSPATVVGKIVFIDDAGKEHGCTGASIAADGNNTVWTAGHCVHPGDGRGSDGFYDLVLFIPGYKEDPTSPGDYQAPWGEWAARSFVAPQAWTRDKDYEEGDLAAFTVSAPTGYTNLTDTVGALGYKFGYGSDWSDIIDSGFPGEGFNRTDMDGYTQFYCTGDVVDAVDWYPWDNRLEMDCDMGAGASGGPMATPEGRIVGANSHVETDDNDVRINDNLYSSDHGDQAVAVINAINANN, from the coding sequence GTGTTAGTACGCAGCACCCGCAGGACGACCGCAGCCGTCCTCATGGCCATGGCCATGATCCCGGCCACCCTCACGACCGCCTCGGCGGGCGAGACCCCGGCAGCACCGGCAGTCCCGGCGGTGACGGTCGGCAAACAGGCCACAGACCCGCAGAAGGTGCGGGACTTCTGGACCCCGGAGCGCGTCAAGAAGGCCCTCGCCAACGAGAAGGGCGACCAGTCCGTCGTCGCCCGTGACGCGAAGGCCGCCGCCGACAAGGCGGCGTCCGAAGCGACCGACACCGCCGGAAGGGCACGAGGTGCGGGCCTGACGGCCGAGGCTCCGCAGGTTCGCCCGGCGAAGAAGACCGGCACGGCCTCGACCATGGCGGCCGCGGCCGACGTGCCCGAGATGCCCGTCGCCCGCAAGGTGCCGTTCCCGCAGAACTCCCCGGCCACCGTCGTCGGGAAGATCGTGTTCATCGACGACGCCGGCAAGGAACACGGCTGTACCGGGGCGTCGATCGCCGCCGACGGCAACAACACCGTCTGGACCGCCGGACACTGCGTCCACCCCGGCGACGGACGCGGCTCGGACGGCTTCTACGACCTGGTGCTGTTCATCCCCGGCTACAAGGAAGACCCCACCAGCCCTGGTGACTACCAGGCTCCCTGGGGCGAATGGGCGGCCCGGTCGTTCGTGGCCCCTCAGGCATGGACCCGCGACAAGGACTACGAGGAGGGCGACCTCGCCGCCTTCACCGTCTCCGCCCCGACCGGCTACACGAACCTGACCGACACCGTCGGCGCGCTCGGCTACAAGTTCGGGTACGGCTCCGACTGGTCCGACATCATCGACTCCGGCTTCCCCGGCGAGGGCTTCAACCGCACCGACATGGACGGCTACACCCAGTTCTACTGCACGGGTGACGTCGTGGACGCGGTGGACTGGTACCCGTGGGACAACCGCCTGGAGATGGACTGCGACATGGGCGCGGGCGCGTCCGGCGGCCCCATGGCAACCCCCGAGGGCCGGATCGTCGGCGCGAACTCCCACGTCGAGACCGACGACAACGACGTCCGCATCAACGACAACCTGTACTCCTCGGACCACGGGGATCAGGCCGTCGCGGTGATCAACGCGATCAACGCCAACAACTAG
- a CDS encoding TetR family transcriptional regulator produces MRSPRPYSPQAGPGAQSLTERRKAATQLDIARAACELFAEHGPDGTTAEDIAHRAGVALRTFYRYFRNKQEAVAPLLAGGGDAWRALLAEEDPGTPLDAALERAVTRSLSDLHAIEEGLEVTRGLLRAAASDEALRAVWYRVNQDSEERLVPVIARLAGEDADPLGVRLLAAAATDAIRIALELWSTTEAPVAGPGSPPELAVRCLRELTSGMSLLRGVRGAGPASA; encoded by the coding sequence GTGAGATCCCCTCGTCCGTACTCTCCCCAGGCCGGCCCCGGAGCCCAGTCGCTGACCGAGCGCCGCAAGGCCGCCACCCAGCTCGACATCGCCCGCGCGGCCTGCGAACTCTTCGCCGAGCACGGCCCCGACGGCACCACCGCCGAGGACATCGCGCACCGCGCCGGCGTGGCCCTGCGCACGTTCTACCGGTACTTCCGCAACAAGCAGGAGGCCGTGGCCCCGCTGCTCGCCGGCGGCGGCGACGCCTGGCGCGCCCTCCTCGCCGAGGAGGACCCCGGCACCCCGCTCGACGCGGCGCTGGAACGCGCGGTGACCCGCTCGCTCAGCGACCTCCACGCGATCGAGGAGGGCCTGGAGGTGACCCGCGGCCTGCTCCGTGCGGCCGCCTCCGACGAGGCGCTGCGGGCGGTCTGGTACCGGGTGAACCAGGACTCCGAGGAGCGCCTCGTCCCGGTGATCGCCCGCCTGGCCGGCGAGGACGCCGACCCCCTGGGCGTCCGCCTCCTCGCAGCGGCCGCCACGGACGCCATCCGCATCGCCCTGGAACTCTGGTCGACCACGGAAGCCCCGGTAGCCGGCCCGGGCTCCCCCCCGGAACTGGCGGTCCGCTGCCTCCGCGAACTGACGAGCGGCATGTCCCTGCTCCGGGGGGTGCGGGGAGCCGGTCCGGCTTCGGCCTAG
- a CDS encoding DUF4191 domain-containing protein: MARKSNAETAANPGRLKQIALTYKMTRKADPKVGLIVAGVGIVTFGVFLAIGFLIDHPVYLGILGFLVAFLAMAIVFGRRAERAAFGQMEGQPGAAAAVLDNVGRGWTTTPAVAMNRSQDIVHRAVGKAGIVLIAEGNANRLKPMLAAEKKKLARIMPDIPVYDFIVGTGEGEVPLKKLRTTLLKLPRTLAGPQITQVNDKLRAMGDLMSNMPLPKGPMPKGMRMPRGGKMR, translated from the coding sequence ATGGCGAGGAAGTCAAACGCAGAGACTGCTGCGAACCCCGGGCGACTGAAGCAGATCGCCCTGACGTACAAGATGACGCGCAAGGCCGACCCGAAGGTCGGTCTGATCGTCGCGGGCGTGGGAATCGTCACCTTCGGTGTCTTTCTTGCGATCGGCTTCCTGATCGACCACCCGGTCTACCTGGGCATCCTGGGCTTCCTGGTGGCGTTCCTCGCGATGGCGATCGTCTTCGGACGGCGGGCCGAGCGGGCTGCCTTCGGGCAGATGGAGGGACAGCCGGGCGCGGCCGCGGCCGTACTGGACAACGTGGGACGGGGCTGGACGACCACCCCGGCCGTCGCGATGAACCGGAGCCAGGACATCGTCCACCGGGCCGTCGGCAAGGCGGGCATCGTCCTGATCGCCGAGGGCAATGCGAACCGGCTGAAGCCGATGCTCGCCGCCGAGAAGAAGAAGCTGGCCCGGATCATGCCGGACATCCCGGTGTACGACTTCATCGTGGGCACCGGCGAGGGCGAGGTCCCGCTGAAGAAGCTGCGCACGACGCTGCTCAAGTTGCCGCGCACGCTGGCCGGCCCGCAGATCACCCAGGTCAACGACAAGCTGCGTGCCATGGGTGACCTCATGAGCAACATGCCGCTGCCGAAGGGCCCGATGCCGAAGGGCATGCGGATGCCGCGCGGCGGAAAGATGCGCTGA
- the aceE gene encoding pyruvate dehydrogenase (acetyl-transferring), homodimeric type has product MSDPVGKLPSELDQLPDRDTEETAEWAASLDAVAKAAGTRRAEYLLRRTLQHAEAAGLALPKLLETDYVNTIPTSAEPEFPGDEEMEAKITAWNRWNAAAMVTRGSKYGVGGHIATFASAAWLYETGFQHFFRGKEADGSGDQLYIQGHASPGIYARAFLDGRISEQQLDNFRQESGGNGLPSYPHPRRLPWLWEFPTVSMGLGPLSAIYQARFNRYLQNRSIKDTANSHVWAFLGDGEMDEPESTAALALASREQLDNLTFVINCNLQRLDGPVRANFRVVQELEAQFRGAGWNVIKSLWGSAWDELFQLDTTGALVRRLREVPDAQFQTYATRDVAYIRQHFFGANAELVALGGLLSDAKIAECFHSSRGGHEPRKVYAAYKAALEHKGAPTVILAQTVKGYTLGAGFESKNANHQMKKLTTDEFKDMRDLLGLPIPDSAFVDGKVPYGHPGANSPEVQYLNERRAALGGPAPARKVHHVALPAPAERSFAPLLKGSGKQEMATTMAFVRLVKDLMRDKETGKRWVPIVPDEARTFGMESLFPSAGIYSPLGQTYEPVDRDQLMYYKEAKDGQILNEGITEAGAMADFIAACTSYATHGEPMIPFYIFYSMFGWQRTADQMWQLADQLGKGFIVGATAGRTTLTGEGLQHADGHSHLIASTNPASLNYDPAFAYEIAVIVKDGLRRMYGEQPEDVFYYLTVYNEPKVQPAMPEGVEEGILRGLYRFNEASSLESAPAADAPKIQLMASGTAIHWALEAQQLLAADWNVAADVWSATSWGELRRDALECDEALLRGEMRTPYVTRALEGVTSPVLAVSDWMRQVPDQISQWVEQDWTSLGTDGFGLSDTREGARRHFGVDAQSIVVAALAQLARRGEVPASAIKEARERYGL; this is encoded by the coding sequence ATGTCCGACCCCGTAGGAAAGCTTCCGAGCGAGCTCGACCAGCTCCCGGACCGCGACACCGAGGAGACCGCCGAATGGGCGGCCTCCCTCGACGCCGTCGCCAAGGCCGCCGGTACGCGCCGCGCCGAATACCTGCTCCGCCGCACCCTCCAGCACGCCGAGGCCGCCGGCCTCGCCCTGCCGAAGCTGCTGGAGACGGACTACGTCAACACCATCCCCACCTCCGCCGAGCCCGAGTTCCCGGGCGACGAGGAGATGGAAGCCAAGATCACCGCATGGAACCGCTGGAACGCGGCCGCCATGGTGACCCGCGGCTCCAAGTACGGCGTCGGCGGCCACATCGCCACCTTCGCCTCGGCGGCCTGGCTCTACGAGACCGGCTTCCAGCACTTCTTCCGCGGGAAGGAGGCCGACGGATCGGGCGACCAGCTCTACATCCAGGGCCACGCCTCCCCCGGCATCTACGCCCGCGCCTTCCTCGACGGGCGCATCTCCGAGCAGCAGCTCGACAACTTCCGCCAGGAGTCCGGCGGCAACGGCCTGCCGTCCTACCCGCACCCGCGGCGCCTGCCGTGGCTGTGGGAGTTCCCCACGGTCTCCATGGGCCTCGGCCCGCTGTCCGCGATCTACCAGGCGCGCTTCAACCGCTACCTGCAGAACCGCAGCATCAAGGACACCGCGAACTCGCACGTCTGGGCCTTCCTCGGCGACGGCGAGATGGACGAGCCCGAGTCGACCGCCGCCCTGGCCCTCGCCTCCCGCGAGCAGCTCGACAACCTGACCTTCGTCATCAACTGCAACCTGCAGCGCCTCGACGGTCCGGTCCGCGCCAACTTCCGCGTGGTCCAGGAGCTGGAGGCCCAGTTCCGCGGCGCCGGCTGGAACGTCATCAAGTCGCTGTGGGGCTCCGCCTGGGACGAGCTGTTCCAGCTCGACACCACGGGCGCCCTGGTACGCCGCCTGCGCGAGGTACCGGACGCGCAGTTCCAGACGTACGCGACCCGCGACGTGGCCTACATCCGCCAGCACTTCTTCGGCGCGAACGCCGAGCTCGTCGCCCTGGGCGGCCTGCTCTCCGACGCGAAGATCGCCGAGTGCTTCCACAGCTCCCGCGGCGGCCACGAGCCCCGCAAGGTCTACGCCGCGTACAAGGCCGCCCTGGAGCACAAGGGCGCGCCGACGGTCATCCTCGCGCAGACCGTCAAGGGCTACACGCTGGGCGCCGGGTTCGAGTCGAAGAACGCGAACCACCAGATGAAGAAGCTGACGACCGACGAGTTCAAGGACATGCGTGACCTCCTTGGCCTCCCGATCCCCGACAGCGCCTTCGTCGACGGCAAGGTCCCGTACGGCCACCCGGGCGCGAACAGCCCCGAGGTGCAGTACCTGAACGAGCGCCGCGCGGCCCTCGGCGGCCCGGCCCCCGCCCGCAAGGTCCACCACGTGGCCCTGCCGGCTCCGGCCGAGCGCTCCTTCGCCCCGCTGCTCAAGGGCTCCGGCAAGCAGGAGATGGCCACCACCATGGCCTTCGTCCGGCTCGTCAAGGACCTGATGCGGGACAAGGAGACCGGCAAGCGCTGGGTCCCGATCGTCCCCGACGAGGCGCGTACCTTCGGCATGGAGTCCCTGTTCCCGTCGGCCGGCATCTACTCGCCGCTGGGTCAGACGTACGAGCCGGTCGACCGCGACCAGCTGATGTACTACAAGGAAGCCAAGGACGGCCAGATCCTCAACGAGGGGATCACCGAGGCCGGTGCCATGGCCGACTTCATCGCCGCCTGCACGTCGTACGCGACGCACGGCGAGCCGATGATCCCGTTCTACATCTTCTACTCGATGTTCGGCTGGCAGCGCACCGCCGACCAGATGTGGCAGCTCGCCGACCAGCTCGGCAAGGGCTTCATCGTCGGCGCCACCGCCGGCCGCACCACGCTGACCGGCGAGGGCCTGCAGCACGCGGACGGCCACTCGCACCTGATCGCGTCCACGAACCCGGCCTCGCTCAACTACGACCCGGCGTTCGCGTACGAGATCGCGGTGATCGTCAAGGACGGTCTGCGCCGCATGTACGGCGAGCAGCCCGAGGACGTCTTCTACTACCTGACGGTCTACAACGAGCCGAAGGTGCAGCCGGCCATGCCGGAGGGCGTGGAGGAAGGCATCCTGCGCGGCCTCTACCGCTTCAACGAGGCCTCCTCACTGGAGTCGGCCCCGGCCGCCGACGCCCCGAAGATCCAGCTGATGGCCTCGGGTACGGCGATCCACTGGGCGCTGGAGGCGCAGCAGCTGCTCGCCGCCGACTGGAACGTGGCCGCCGACGTCTGGTCCGCCACCTCCTGGGGCGAGCTGCGCCGCGACGCGCTGGAGTGCGACGAGGCACTGCTGCGCGGCGAGATGCGCACCCCGTACGTCACCCGCGCGCTCGAGGGCGTCACCAGCCCGGTGCTGGCCGTCTCCGACTGGATGCGCCAGGTCCCGGACCAGATCAGCCAGTGGGTGGAGCAGGACTGGACCTCGCTCGGTACGGACGGCTTCGGCCTGTCCGACACCCGCGAGGGCGCCCGCCGCCACTTCGGCGTCGACGCGCAGTCGATCGTGGTGGCCGCGCTGGCCCAGCTCGCCCGCCGCGGCGAGGTGCCGGCGTCCGCCATCAAGGAGGCGCGCGAGCGCTACGGCCTGTAA
- a CDS encoding RDD family protein, protein MDNRQAIGSWLSGPRAAAEDMGVDFGYRGQRLGLPQEGPGSVARFGRRLGALGIDWVGCQVIAYGLITGGNATATGNWTLALFVVLSILTIGTVGFTPGKRLVGLRVVAEGGGRLGLGRVVLRTVLLALVIPALVWDRDGRGLHDRLARAVQVRI, encoded by the coding sequence GTGGACAACAGACAGGCAATCGGATCCTGGCTCTCCGGCCCCCGCGCGGCCGCCGAGGACATGGGCGTCGACTTCGGCTACCGGGGCCAGCGGCTCGGCCTGCCCCAGGAGGGGCCCGGCTCGGTGGCGCGCTTCGGCCGCCGCCTCGGCGCCCTCGGCATCGACTGGGTCGGCTGCCAGGTGATCGCATACGGGCTGATCACGGGCGGCAACGCGACCGCCACGGGTAACTGGACCCTGGCGCTCTTCGTGGTGTTGAGCATCCTCACCATCGGCACCGTGGGATTCACTCCCGGGAAGCGGCTCGTGGGCCTGCGGGTCGTCGCGGAGGGCGGCGGCCGCCTCGGCCTCGGCCGGGTCGTGCTGCGCACCGTGCTGCTCGCCCTCGTCATCCCGGCGCTGGTCTGGGACCGGGACGGGCGCGGCCTGCACGACCGCCTCGCCCGCGCCGTCCAGGTCCGCATCTAG